Below is a window of Hydrogenimonas sp. SS33 DNA.
ACTCTACGTCGTCGGTGTAGGTCTTCGCCTGTTTTACCGCCTCCACGGCCCGCCGGATCACCTCTTGGGGCGTCATTTTCAGTTTGTATTTCATATGGATGGGGCTGGTGGCGATAAAGGTGTGGATCCGCTTCTTCGCCGCCGGCACCAGGGACTCTCCCGCCTGGGTGATGTCCCGTTCTACGGCTCGGGCGAGGGAGCAGACCGTACTCTTTTTGACCGCTTCGGCGATGCGCCGGATGGCATCGAAATCCCCCGGGCTTGCGGCGGCAAAGCCCGCTTCGATGATGTCGACCCCCAGCCTCTCCAACTGAAGGGCGATTTTGATCTTCTCTTCCGTGTTCATGGAGGCGCCGGGGCTCTGCTCCCCGTCGCGCAACGTGGTATCGAATATATAGACATGCTCTTTTTTCATGGGTGGTTCCTTTTTCGGCTTTGGTTCGGTTGGATGAAAAATGAAAGGATCAGAAGCGGAAAAGTAGGAGAGTGTTCTTGATTTCGATCTTGGGCAAATGTTTGATCGCGATGATGCGTCCGGTGTCGGTTCCGCTCACAGACTCTCCTTTTTGACTGATGTTACGCAAAACATGAGCAAAGCCCATGTTTTCTAAAGAAACATCCCTTCGGGAACGCTTCGCTTGTTTTGGCGGGGACTGGCCGTCCCCTGCACCCCCCAAAGCTTCGAAATCAAAAATTTCGAGAGGAGGTCATGCTTTTTGCATAACGTCGATTTTTAAATAAAAGTATACCATAGCGGGGCCAAAATTTTCTGGATAGGACTTTTTAATAGAAAATTTTTATCTTTTAAATGTCCCGCCGAGCCTCTTTCGCTTCATCATCGTCAGAGCCGCCCTTAGCAGGCCCCAGAGAATGTAGCCGGTGATGAGCACGGCAAATCCCTCGACGGGGTAGAGGTACATGACGGAGGCGGCGATGATGAGAGCGATCAGGGTTTTGGTCACCATGGGGCGCCCGAGATGGATCTTCTTGAAACTGGGGTAGCGGATATTGCTGACCATCAGGAGCGAGACCGCCAGGGCCGAGGCCAGCAGAAGGGCATCGAAACTGCGGAGGGTCTCGTAACGGTCGAACATCAGCACCCACACCGCCACGAAGACCGCCGCCGTGGGGATGGGAACACCGATGAAGACGGAGGGGTCCGTTTGGGGGCTCATCACATTGAAACGTGCCAGCCGCACCGCCCCGAAGATGACGAAAAGCGCCATGACGAGAATGCCGAAGCGCCCGTAGGCTTCTCCGGCGTAGAGATAGAGTAGCACGCCAGGCGCCACGCCGAAGGCGACGATGTCGGCCAGGGAGTCGAATTCGGTTCCGAAGCGGCTGGTGGTGTGGGTCAGCCGCGCGACACGTCCGTCGAGTCCGTCGAATAGCAGGGAGAGAAAGATGAGCCAGGCCGCCTTTTCGAAGTGCCCGTGAACCGCGGCGACGATGGAGACCACCGCCGTGAAGATGGAGGCGGCCGTAAAGAGGTTGGGAATGATGTAGATGAGCTGGAACCGGCGGTTGCCCACATTACCCTTTCATGGCCGGGGCGCTTCCCCGTCTGTCGCATCCGCCCGGCTTTCGCTTTCGGCATGGGTTTCGGCGGGACGCACGTCGGCTCCCTTGTCACCGATCTCTTTCTCCTCTTCCACGAGCTTGGAAGGAATGCCGTGCCTTTTCTCGAAGTTGCGGATGATTTCGCGAACCTTCTGCCCTTCGATCGTTTCGGCCTTGAAGAGCTCTTCGACCATCTCTTCGATCGCTTCGCTGTACTCTTTGAGCCGCGAAACTACATGGCGGTACCGCTCGTTGAGGAAGTTTTTGATGAAGTCGTCCATCTCCTCGGCGGTCTTTTCGCTGTACTCCTTCTGGCTCATGCCGCCGCCCAGAAACATGTTGGTCTGCTTCTCCAGGACCATCAGCCCCGCCACGTCGCTCATGCCGTAGAGGCTCACCATCGCCTTGACGATGTCGGTGGCCCGCTCCAGGTCGTTGCTCGCGCCCGTGCTGATCTCCTTGATGAAGACCTCTTCCGCCGCCCGGCCGCCCAGCAGCGTGTCGATCTCCGCCACCAGTTCGTGTTTCTGCATCAGGTACTTGTTCTCTTCCGGTGTGTTGAGCGTATAGCCCAGCGCCGCGAGGCCCCGGGGGATGATGGAGACTTTGGAGACCTTTTTCGCCCCCTCCGTCGTCTCGGCAATGAGGGCGTGGCCGCTTTCGTGGTAGGCGACGATGCGCTTCTCCTTCGGGGAGATGCGCCGCGATTTCTTTTCCAGCCCCGCGATGGCCCTCTCCACGGCTTCCAGGAAATCCTCCTGCTCCACCTGCTCCTTGTTCTTCCGCCCCGCCAGCAGCGCCGCCTCGTTGACGATGTTGGCCAGGTCCGCCCCCGCCAGGCCGGCGGTGAGGCGGGCGATCTCCTCCAGATTGACATTGGGCGCCATTTTGATGTGCTTGACATGGACCTGCAGGATCTTCACCCGCCCCTCGAAATCGGGTTTGTCCACCAGCACCTGCCGGTCGAAACGGCCGGGGCGCAGGAGTGCCGGGTCGAGTACTTCCGGGCGGTTGGTTGCGGCCAGGACGATGATGGGCGTGTCGGAGCTGAAGCCGTCCATTTCGGCCAGCAGCTGGTTGAGGGTCTGCTCCCTCTCGTCGTTCCCGCCGATCTGCCCGCTGGCGGCACGGCTCTTTCCGATGGCGTCGATCTCGTCGATGAAGATGATGGCCGGGGCCTCCTTCTTCGCCTGTTCAAAGAGATCACGCACCCGCGCCGCACCGACACCGACGAACATCTCGATGAAGCTTGAACCGCTGACGGAGAAGAAGGGAACGCTCGCCTCTCCGGCCACCGCCTTGGCCAGCAGGGTCTTACCGGTACCCGGAGGGCCCACCAGCAGCACCCCTTTGGGGATCTTCGCCCCGAGGCGGATGTAGCGCTCGGGGTATTTGAGGAATTCGACGATCTCCTTGACCTCCTCTTTCGCCTCTTCCACGCCGGCAACGTCGTCGAATTTGACGTTTGGCTTTTCGGAATTGACCAGTTTCTTGGCGCTCCCCATGCCCAGGATGCCGCCGCCCATGTTCTTCTGCATGCGGCTGGCCAAAAACATCCAGATGCCGAAGAAGATGAGGATGGGGAGCACCCACCCGAAGAGGATCTCGCCCAGCCATGTATTTTCGGTATAGCCGCTGTACTCCACTCCCATTTTGTCCAGCAGGGGGATCAGGGTCGCATCCTCCCCCACCTTTTTCGCGATGTAGAGGGTTTTGAAGCCCCCTTCGTTGCCGATAGCCTTGATGGAGGTCTGGCCGATGGAGACGAATTTGATCTTCCCTTCCTTGATCATCTTCTTCAGATCGCTGTAGGGGACCGTCTTGGTCTGGGTCGCCGGCGCCGCGCCGAACGCGGTCGGGTTCTGCGCACCGAACTGCCCCTCCTGCGTGCCGATGAAACTCTTGAAGAGCACGATGATCAACAGCGCGAAGATCGCGAAGGTGAGCAGGGGGTTCTTGTTGAAAAAGTTGTCGTTCGGACTCTTTTTGGGATCGTTATCCGCCATTATTTTCCTTGTTTTCTGTAGATTTTGGTACGCCACTCGTTGCGGGCGATCGTTTCAAGAAGCTCCATGTCGGAAAAGGCCTCTTCGATCTGCGCCTCTTTTGTATCGAGAATTCCGGAAAGGATCAATAATCCCCCCTCTTTAGTCCGCGCCTTTAAGTCTTTGGCGATCATCCGCAACACATCGGCGACGATGTTGGCCAACACCACATCGTAGGCTTCCGAACTTTGGGGGGCGGAGCCTTCCCAGATCTTTTCCAGAGTCTGACCGTTGAGGGCGAAATTCTTCCGGGCGTTCTCTACCGCCAGCGGGTCGGTGTCGCAGGCGTCAACGCGGGCGCCCTGCATCGCCGACGCGATGCCCAGAATACCGCTGCCGCATCCCACGTCCAGCACCCTGTCACCCTCTTTGACATACTTTCCGACCGCTTCGAGGCAGCTCGCCGTGGTTTCGTGGTGCCCCGACCCGAAAGCCAGCGCCGGGTCGATCATGATGTTGCGTTTGCCCTCTTTGGGTGCTTCCCAGCTCGGGTAGACGTAGAAGTCGCCCACTTCCACGGGACGGATCGCCTCCCGGTACTTGGCGATCCAGTCCACATTCTCCTTCTCTTCGCATCGGGTCTCGACCGTAACCGGCTCGCCGAGGCTTTCTGAGAGCGCTTCGGCGAAAGCCTCCACCCCCCAGACGATCTCGTCCAGCGGTGTTTCGGAACGCAGCACCAGCGAATCGCTGCCGATTTCGATGGCATCGTCGTAGAGATTTTGGATGAAGTCGAGAAAGAGGTCGAGGTGGGCCGACGGGGTGACCGTCAGCTCATGGTAGGTGGATTGCATCAGTCGTTGAGGCCCAGAACCGCTTCCAGTTTCTCCTTGAGTACCTGGGGCGTGAAGGGTTTGACGATGTAGTTGTTCACCCCGGCTTTGAGTGCGGTGATCACCTCCGCCTTGCCCCCTTCCGTCGTGACCATGATGATGGGAATGTCCTCAAATTCCGGCTGGGAGCGGACCTTCTTCACCAGCTCCAGGCCGTTCATGTTGGGCATGTTCCAGTCGGTGATGAGCACACCGATATCATCCTTGTTGGCCTGCATGACTTCCCATGCCTCCGCACCGTCCGCGGCCTCCAGAAGATCCTTGTATCCGAGCCGGTTCAATGTGTTTTTGATAATCCGGCGCATCGTAGAACTGTCGTCAACCACCATAATCTTCAATTGCGGTCCTTCTACATTTGAAATTTGAGATTAATTATACCCAATCTGTTCAGGCGACGATTTCGAAGGCTTTGCGAAGGTCGATGGTCCCTTCGTAGAAAGCCTTGCCCACAATGACGCCCGCCACTTCCCCGGTCGCCTTGAGGGCTTCGATGTCGCGCAGATCGCGCACACCGCCGCTGGCGATGGTGTCGACACCGCTCGCCCTGGCTATGCTGACAGTAAAATCGACATTTACGCCCGAAAGTGTACCGTCCCGTCCCACATCGGTGCAGATGATCGCCTCCACGCCGCAGTCGGCGAAGGCCCTGGCCAGTTCAGTGGCGGGCATTTCGCTCACTTCGGCCCACCCCTCCACAGCCACGTAACCGTCGACGGCGTCGATGCCGACGGCGATGGGGTATTTGGCCGCCATCGCCTTGACGAAATCGGGGTCCCTGACGGCGACAGAGCCCAGGATCAGCCGGTCGATCCCCAGATCCAGGTAGCGCCTGATCGTCTCCTCGTCCCGGATGCCGCCGCCCAGCTCCATCTTCAGGTTGCAGTTTTTGCGAATCTTTTCGATCTGTTCCAGGTTGCGGGGCTCTCCGGCGAACGCGCCGTTGAGATCGACCAGGTGGAGCCATCTGGAGCCCATCTCTTCGAAGGTTTTTGCCAGCTGCCACGGCTCGTCGCTGTAGATTTTCGCACTCTCCATGAGCCCTTTGGTCAGCCGTACCGCCTTGCCGTCTTTCAGGTCGATCGCAGGCAGGATATCCATGACTTTACACTCTCCTCGCTGTCAGGTTCGTTCGATGAAATTCCGGAGAATTCTGAGCCCCTGGTCGTGGCTCTTCTCCGGGTGGGGCTGGAAGCCGTAGATATTCTCCTTCTGGACGGCGCTGGTGAATTCGTAGCCGTACCATGTCCGCCCGAGAATATAGGGCTCCGCCGTCACGGCATGGTAGGAGTGGACAAAATAGAGGTAGAAAGCTTCGGGCAGCCAGTGAAAGAGCGGCGACTCCTTCTGTACAAAAAGCTCGTTCCAGCCCATATGGGGAACCTTGTGGGGCGTCTGGAACTTTTTCTCGTCGAAGGGGACCACCTCTCCCGGAATGAGCCCCAGCCCTTCGTGTTCACCGAATTCACGGCTTTTTTGAAAGAGCAGCTGCATCCCCAGGCAGATGCCGAGCATCGGTTTGCCGCTGGCGGCAAATGTGCGGACCGCCTCGTCCATTCCGTTTTGGCGCAGGTGCGCCATGGCGTCCCCGAAGGCGCCGACACCGGGAAGAATGGCCCGGTCGTAATTTTTCAGGGCATCCGGGTCGGAGACGATGCGCGACGCGCTCCCCACTTTCGCCAGCGCGTTTTGCACGCTGGCCAGATTGCCCATGTTGTAGTCGATGATGGCGACCATCAATCCCCCTGATTGCTGATGCTGCGCAGATAGTAGGCCAGGCCGACCAGCAGCATCGTCACTCCGCCGATCAGATAGACGGCGTAGAGCAGTTTTTCGGGGTCGATTATAGCGAATTTGAAGACCAGCATCAACGCTTCGATGGCAAGGGCGATGATGATGGAGCCCAGGAAACGCACCATCGTCTTGTGGATTTCGTTGTGCTCCGCCTTGCGGTGCTGCCCCAGCACTTCCTCCTCGAAAATCGCCTTGACCAGGTCGAAAATGGCCAGGGAGAGGGTCAGCAGAATCGTCGCTTCGAACATCTCCTTGATGTCGATGTGCCAGATATTGAGATCTTTGGCGAAAAAGCTCTTGATGCCGTTGATGAAGAGGATGAGCGCCACCGCGAAGAGGGCCAGGGAGAAGGCGGCGTAACTGAAGCGGGAAAAACGGCCGAAGGCGGTTTCCCCCGACGAGGGATGCACCATGTGAAGCAGCTTGTCCAGCGGAATGTCCATCGCCACCACATACTGAAGCTTCCCTTTGTCGTCATAGACCGGATAGGCCGCCGTCACAACCAGGATACCCTCGATCCTGGAGGGGTACGGGTCGGTCAGAATACACCGCTTCTCCCGCACCGCCCGGTAGTAGTAGGCCCTGTCCGCACGGTTCTCCCCCTCCCCCGTCCGGTACCTGGGGTTGCGGCTGATGTTGGCGATGATCTGCCGCCCCTTGGGATCGAGCACATAGAGCGTGTCGATCTCCTTCACCTCTTTCTTGATGCGCTTCAACGCCGAAACGATGGTATCGAGGCTCACCTCCGGCGTGCGGTTGGGAATGTTGCGTGAGAGGAGGTAGCACAGGTAGGCCCGCGCTTTGGTACGGATTTCGGAATACTGCTGGATCTCTTTGATGACCATGAATTCATCCTTGGGATGGGGTCAAAAGGGGAAGGTTTCCCCCTTCCGCCCCGGCTAAAGATAGCTCTATTGTAGCAAACCGGGAAGATGGCGGCAGGCGTTTGGTTACACCTGCCTGAAGAAAAGGGTTTTCAGGGCGTTACGAGGGGAATGACACTGTCGACCACCCCGGAACCGGAATCTCCATCCTCAAAATCCTCATAATCGAAGAGACTTCCGGGTTTGGGAACGTTTCTGAAGGAGAGGTCAAGCCATGCGGAGCCGTTCTCGTCATTGAGTCGCAAACCGTCGCTCCAGCTCCATGTTCCTTCCCGGGTTCCCCATTCGCCTGTTTCGGGGTCGCGGTAGTACATGAAGTAGTTTCTGTCGCCCCCGACACTCCTTATTGCCAGCTGGGGTTTGTCGTCCGAAACGATTTTCACGATTTTGTTGCTGACATCTTCTTCCGTAACCGTCGCAGGCGTCTCATCGATTTTGTAGTAGCCGGTGACCACCATGGGGTCGCCCTCTTCATCGAGAGCCACACTGCCGATGCCGAAATCATTGCTGTTGTAGAAGGCGATATTGCCGGCCAGTGAACCGTTGGTTTCGTAGAAAGTGACGGAATTGTTGTCTTCCACCGTCCACGTCAGGTCCTCTGCCACCACGCTGACCTCATCGTCTCCCAATCCCATATACCGGGCGGAACCGTTGGAGTCGATCTCCAGCAGACCGTCCATGAGATGGAGTACCGAGCCGTTGATATCATCGGTGACATCGGTGATGTTGCCCTCAGGATAATTACCGTAATCGAGGGGTTCGACGGAAGTGACGATAGAAGTGAAGTTATGATCGTAACCGTCGACATCGGCCGTTACCTCGACGACATTGCCCGCCTCAAGATCATTGCCCGCTTTGTTGAACCGCATCGAATAGATCACATTATCCGTATCGATTTCCAGGACATTGCTGTTCACACTCCAGTTGCATCCTGTCACATGGGTCTGTCTGCTCTCCGGAATCTTGTGGGCAATCCAGCATTCGTTGCCATTGGACGCATTACCGTCCATCTCGGGGAAGAAAGCGATTTTCAGCCCCATCTGTTCCATGGCAACCAGTTTGTTTTCAAAGGTTGTATTGTTGATATCGTGATTATCGCCTGTCTGTATAGGTAAGTCGGATTCGACAAAAACAGGTTCTCTCCTGCCGTCGGTGCGGTAGAGCGACCCGGCCACACCAGCCCCGGGGGCGGCTTCGAGGCCGAGGAAGCCGACGGTGACATTGTTTTCGTTTGTAATGGCGATCTCCCCGTGGCTGTTGATGTGCCATCTAATGCCGCTGACGATATAGTCGAAATTGTCTGTCAGGTCACCGCTGACAACCCCTTCTCCCTCATCACTGAATGCCAGTGCGCGCTCTTTGCCCACCAGTTTGATCATACGGTTTTTCACATCGGAAACGCTCAACGGGACGTTCCTGATGGGCGCTGTTCCTTTGATGATGAAGAGAGACTTTTCATCGACACCGGGGATGGACCGGATACCGAAGGTACCCTCCTGCAGATCACCCAGAAGATTGATGTGGAATGTTTCCCCGTCATCGAGTCCGATAACCATCGTACCGGTGTTGTCGATACTCCAGTTGCCATCCTGGGGTCCCTCCTCCGTGGTGATACGTACGGTATTGTTGGCGAAGAACTCCAGGTCGACTCCATAGTCGCCCTCATCCTCCAGAGAAAGGATGGAAACGATACGGCCGCTCACGGCGATCGGGTCGATCGCCTTGTAATCTTCCGGAACCCTATAGGTAACGGCCGAATAACCGGCCAACACACTTTCGACGGTTTGGGTGGCATTGTCGTCGTAAAGAACGAGCTCTTCGGTACAGCCGGCTTTCATGACATCGCCTTTCATCAGCGTGCCGTCGAGGAGTCCGTACACTTCACGGTCGCAATCCTGCGGCTGCCGGATGCCGAGTTCGATCATCACGGCATTCTCGCCCACTTTCTCCCATGTTCCCACTACCGTCGCGTTGTCATCCGTACTGACAAGCGTACCGTTGTTTTCGCCGATGTCTGCGAAAGCGTAGGAGACAAGAGGCTGCTGATTTTCTTCATCCCACTCCTGGAACCAGTGGACCTGGTTGCCGATGCTGAAGTCACTCATGAAAGCGGCGAGAGAATCGTAGTGCAGCGGCTCTTCTTCGCCATTCCACGGCTGATACCAGGTAAAGGGTTCGTCATAGACGGGCACCGCATTCTCGACGGTCAACGATGCGCGGTAGAGTGCATCGTCCTGACCGAAACTCACGGTTTCGTTCGTCTCTTCATCCACGGGAATCGTCAATGTCGAACCATCCAGAGAGACCCTTCTCACGTCGGAAACCGTATAGTTGCCGTCATCCATGGCAAGTTTCATGACACCATTGTCAAACGCATAGTTTCCGACATTCTCCAATGCATCGAAACGGGTCCATGTTCCGTTTAGGTCGAGGAAATGCTGCCCCCGAATCTGTGATGCGCCGTTTTGGAAGGAGAAAGTGAACATGTCTCCGTCTTCCCTGTCGAAGGTTGCCGTGGTCTGTCCGTCAAGTACCGTAACATCCACGGGGATTCCGTTGCTGACAGTGATGGTGATCGTACCGTTGACATCCACATGCCCGTCGGTGACGGTATAGGTGATGGTATCGGCTCCTTCCGATTTGGGTGTGTAGGAGATTGTCAGTCCGGAAACATTGTCGATCGAACCCACATTATCATGATTATTGACGGCACCTGCCAGTTCCAGCGTATCGTTGTCTTCATCGGCCACATAGGGAGAGAGGTCGATGCTCTTCGTTACGTTCAACTCACTGAAAAGTTTGGCGAAATCCTGCGCCACAGGCGCATCGTTGCTGCCGACTATCGTAATCTGGATATCGGTGCCGGTTCCATCCACGGAGTGCACGGGGAAATCGAGTGTGACACTCTCCCCTTCCGCCAGAGACTGTACGGCTTCACTGTCATTGGCGAGAGTGAAGCTCCACTTGCCGTCACTTTGAAGCGCAAAGGTACCGTACACGGTCTCGTTGGTTTCCGGCGTCATCGCCGCTTCGCCGGGATCGGGGTCTGTCACGTTCAGTTCACCTGAAACGGATGTGGCACCATCCTCGACCACCGTGCCGTTCTTATCTCCGCCGATCGCCGCAGTATCGGGCACGGGCGCCACATGCACGATGATGTTTTTGGTATTGTACAGCCCTGCGGGATCTGTCACTTTGGCAAGAATTGCCGTCGTGCCGAATTTGTTGGGCAACGGAGTAATGGTAACGACGTTGCCTTGGATTTCGGCATCGACGACCACCTCCTGGCCGCTTGTATTGATGGTTATGGAATAGTTCAGATCGGCAGGATCATTGTCCACATCCGTCGCATTGAGTTCAACCGTCTCGGGAGCACCGTCCTCGCTGATGTTGACTTCCGCCGGCTGATAAAGAATCGGAGGGTCATCGACGGGACTGACCGTCACGGTCACGGTCCCGTTCGCTTCATCGCCCCAACTGTCTTTGACGGTGTAGATCAAAGTATCGGTTCCGTTGAAATTGGGAAAGGGGACATAGGTAACGATGTTCCCCGAGAAGGAGACGTTTTTGTCATGCTGCGCGGAAACCCCCACCAGCGTTACAGCGTCACCATCTTCATCGCTCACATTGCCCTCGATACTGAAGGTAGTACCATTATCTTCGTTCGTCGTCACACTGAAGTCTTCCGCCACCGGCGGATGGTTGGCGTTTCTCGGACCTGCCAGATAGTAGTTTCTGGAAGCGTTTGCCGCTTTCTTCCGTGCGACGACTCCCAATGCTCCGGCCCAGTCACTGTACTGCGGCTTCAGAGAGCCGTTGGTATCGAAAGCATCGGGCAGGTGCAGCTCGATAACGGTTCCGTTGATTTCGCACTGTTTCACCCGGGAGAGGTCGAGGTCGTCCGTAATATTTGTGGGAGAACTGTTTTGGCCCAGTATCTCGCTGAAATGTGCATCGACACATCCCATCGCTTCCGCAACGGTCACGGCATCGGACGGTTCGGGCAGTGTGACGTTCGTTTCGTTGTTCTCCACATCCTGCGCCACATCTTCGACCGTTTCATCCAGGACGGCCTGCATATCCTCCGGGTCGACATCTCCGTTTCCGGAATTGCCCAAATCGTCGATAAACCCGTACATGCTCTCCAGTCCGGCGGCAAGGCTTTTCGGCGCGACATCGGTTTTGGTTTCTTCGCAGAATCTGTTGGCCGCTTCCGTCAGGTTCAAGTCGCTTTCCACAAGCGTTTCGAGAGCGACCCGGAATGTGGTTTCATTCACATCCCCCGCCGTCTGGCCCATCAACTCCACCGCACTCATAATCTTTTCGGAAGCGATGAAGGTATCGGGGTTTTTCATCGGGTCGGCAGTCACGTCTGCAACATCGATATGGAAAAGCTGTGACACTTTTTTCTTCGCATCGTCGACCGACTCTCCGCTCTTGACCAGCTGATGGAGGTAGGTCGTTACGGGTGAGAGAATGGCTTCCCCTCCCTCATAGATACCGCTTAGACGCCCCTCGAAGGGAAGACCGGTCGCCAGATCGATACCGCCGGTCAGGAAGAGCGAATCACCCGGGTTCAATACACCGGGGGGAAAGGTAAAATTGCCCGATGCATCGGTCGTTACGTTGGCTTCACCGCTATCCTCTACACCGTTGTCGTTTTTGTCGTCCACCACGACCGCACCGGCAATATAGCCGTCCACCGCCTTTCCGTTCGTTTTGACGCTTGGAGGGTTGGAGGGCTGTCCGCCTCCGCCCCCTCCTCCACCGCCGCATCCGCCCAAAAGCAGAGCAGATGCCACGATGGCCAGAGAACACCATTTTTTCAATCGGTATGCAACCATTTCAATAACTCCTTCTTCTTCATATTGAAATGTCGGGGCTTTTTCAAGCAACAAATACCGCTCCAACCGACAGAGAGTATCTTTCGTGATCCTGAAAATATTGTATAACCCGAATCTTTATAGTTTCGTTAAACATCATTTATTTTACAAGGCTTCTGATTTAATAAACTGCCATAAGTTACGATATATTTTCCCGGCTGCTCCACGAATCTCAATGGAGTTTTGGTAAACTTGAATCCGACATTCCATGAAAACATGAAAAAGCGAGGCACTTTGGCGATATTCTACATCCGGGAGAACGAGACCGTGACATTGCCCCGGGCGGAGAAGGGAGAAGACTTCGTCATCCTCTCCCCTTCCCTCTACTGGTATACCCATGCCCGGTTCCCTACCCGATCTCTGGCCAAAGCGAAGCGTCTTGCGGATGCGTTCATGGACTCCCGCCCCGAAAGTTACAGGGAAATCTATGTGGAAAAGCGGGGGGAGGGGTACGACTGTTACGCCTACGATCCGGAGGTGCTCCGCATCCGCCTCGAAGAGGAGGGGGCGTCCGGGCTTCCCTGCTATTTTCTGCAGCAGTTCGCCGACGAGATGCCCCTTCGCATAGGCGACGACCTCATCGCCGAAGCGGTCAACGGGGTCTGCCTGGAGTTCCGGGACTCGAACCGCTCCCTTCCGGAGCTCGCGTCGCTCGACTTCCGTGCCGTGGCGAAGCCCTTCAACAAAGGGAAAAGCGCCGGCGGCGTCCGAAGGGGTGTCTATCTGCTGCTCGGGTTCTTCGCGGCAGCCATGCTTCTCGACCTGGGGGTGCGCCTGCAGGGTTACATGGCACTTCAAAAGGCGACGGAGAATCTGCGTACCGACCGCTCTCTCTACGAAATCCGGGCGATGGTGAAACGGTACGAGACGACGGCACAGAAGCAGGCGAAACTGCGCAGGGAGATCGCCCGTGCGCTCAAAGGGCATCTGAAGAGGCTCGAATGCACGCCGGAGGGAGGGTGCAAAAGTGAATAGAGTGCTTCTCGCCTCCTTCGCGGCACTGGCGGCCACCTGGATCATCGC
It encodes the following:
- a CDS encoding Ig-like domain-containing protein; translation: MVAYRLKKWCSLAIVASALLLGGCGGGGGGGGGQPSNPPSVKTNGKAVDGYIAGAVVVDDKNDNGVEDSGEANVTTDASGNFTFPPGVLNPGDSLFLTGGIDLATGLPFEGRLSGIYEGGEAILSPVTTYLHQLVKSGESVDDAKKKVSQLFHIDVADVTADPMKNPDTFIASEKIMSAVELMGQTAGDVNETTFRVALETLVESDLNLTEAANRFCEETKTDVAPKSLAAGLESMYGFIDDLGNSGNGDVDPEDMQAVLDETVEDVAQDVENNETNVTLPEPSDAVTVAEAMGCVDAHFSEILGQNSSPTNITDDLDLSRVKQCEINGTVIELHLPDAFDTNGSLKPQYSDWAGALGVVARKKAANASRNYYLAGPRNANHPPVAEDFSVTTNEDNGTTFSIEGNVSDEDGDAVTLVGVSAQHDKNVSFSGNIVTYVPFPNFNGTDTLIYTVKDSWGDEANGTVTVTVSPVDDPPILYQPAEVNISEDGAPETVELNATDVDNDPADLNYSITINTSGQEVVVDAEIQGNVVTITPLPNKFGTTAILAKVTDPAGLYNTKNIIVHVAPVPDTAAIGGDKNGTVVEDGATSVSGELNVTDPDPGEAAMTPETNETVYGTFALQSDGKWSFTLANDSEAVQSLAEGESVTLDFPVHSVDGTGTDIQITIVGSNDAPVAQDFAKLFSELNVTKSIDLSPYVADEDNDTLELAGAVNNHDNVGSIDNVSGLTISYTPKSEGADTITYTVTDGHVDVNGTITITVSNGIPVDVTVLDGQTTATFDREDGDMFTFSFQNGASQIRGQHFLDLNGTWTRFDALENVGNYAFDNGVMKLAMDDGNYTVSDVRRVSLDGSTLTIPVDEETNETVSFGQDDALYRASLTVENAVPVYDEPFTWYQPWNGEEEPLHYDSLAAFMSDFSIGNQVHWFQEWDEENQQPLVSYAFADIGENNGTLVSTDDNATVVGTWEKVGENAVMIELGIRQPQDCDREVYGLLDGTLMKGDVMKAGCTEELVLYDDNATQTVESVLAGYSAVTYRVPEDYKAIDPIAVSGRIVSILSLEDEGDYGVDLEFFANNTVRITTEEGPQDGNWSIDNTGTMVIGLDDGETFHINLLGDLQEGTFGIRSIPGVDEKSLFIIKGTAPIRNVPLSVSDVKNRMIKLVGKERALAFSDEGEGVVSGDLTDNFDYIVSGIRWHINSHGEIAITNENNVTVGFLGLEAAPGAGVAGSLYRTDGRREPVFVESDLPIQTGDNHDINNTTFENKLVAMEQMGLKIAFFPEMDGNASNGNECWIAHKIPESRQTHVTGCNWSVNSNVLEIDTDNVIYSMRFNKAGNDLEAGNVVEVTADVDGYDHNFTSIVTSVEPLDYGNYPEGNITDVTDDINGSVLHLMDGLLEIDSNGSARYMGLGDDEVSVVAEDLTWTVEDNNSVTFYETNGSLAGNIAFYNSNDFGIGSVALDEEGDPMVVTGYYKIDETPATVTEEDVSNKIVKIVSDDKPQLAIRSVGGDRNYFMYYRDPETGEWGTREGTWSWSDGLRLNDENGSAWLDLSFRNVPKPGSLFDYEDFEDGDSGSGVVDSVIPLVTP